TTCATTTAAATCGGGAAAATATATATTAGAACGAACATTAATCGAAAGGATGGTTATTCATGAGAAATATACAATATCAGCCAGCAAAAAAGAGAGACATTGCTGACGCGCAAGAGGTCCACTACTCTAAAGAATTTAAGCAGGCAGATATTGCTGGTGGCTTTCGGAAACCCCAAGTTAATGAGGCAAAATCCGAAAACCCTAATTTAAAATAATTACCTTTTAAAGGATAAATATGTTCCAAAATCTATGGTGAATCGGCTAATTAACACAATGTTTGCCTATCGGTTGTCTAATACCACGATATAGCTTAACCATCACTGATTTTGGTGTTGATTAACAATATTATGTAAAACTTTGAAAAGGGGCTGTTGCATAATCGATTATGGATTATGCAACAGCCCCTTCCTATTTTTTTAACGTCTATTTATAATGGTGATTTTCCGCATAAACGGAAAACCTATCAAGTAAAACACGATACCGATGAAAAACATGCTTATAAAGGTCATTATAGTCACATCAGAGAACAGATTGACAACGGCATCAACCAGCCAACCTTCAAAAGCACCATATAGGATAACAACCATTAGAACTCCCAGTACAGTTCCTCCACCGGCTAATCCCGTCCGGTAAAATAATAATGCAATGAAATACAATACAGCCATAATCAAGAACATAACAAGGGTATCCACGACAATTCGCATGATCCAGTTATCTGTCAAAAGCATTGCCG
The nucleotide sequence above comes from Oceanobacillus timonensis. Encoded proteins:
- a CDS encoding YfhE family protein gives rise to the protein MRNIQYQPAKKRDIADAQEVHYSKEFKQADIAGGFRKPQVNEAKSENPNLK